CCTAAAAAGAGAGTTTCAAAGTGGAAGGATATACAGctgtttgaaaaattcgCAGAACCCTCATTAAACAGGGAGGATTCACTTAAGATGATTAACGAAATTAGGAAATCGCTTCAGCTTCAAACACCCTGGTCTCCAGAAGCACGTTTACAAGCAGTAAAACTAGCATATCAAAAAACTGGTAGGATCGTGTATGATGCCCCTCTCCAAAATATACATAATTGGGATGATTTATATAACTACTACGATAAAATAGTAGATTATGGAGACACTACACTTCATGGACGTTTGGCTTGGAAGCCGACACCTGGTTTGATGTCGCTTCCCAATGTAGTTTTGCatgttgatgaaaatggTTATCCTTtggagagaaaaaaaagaaggttaAGCCGAAGCGTAGCttagttttgtttttaactTCTATTTACGACAATTGTTATGGGTCCTGCTCtccttttcaatttgttgtGTATATGAAGGTTATTTGCAAGATGAGTGAAGTTTTTTATAATCCTTTCTTTTACattcgttttttatataacATCGACTCTCAAACATTTTGTTCTGATGTTTTTTTGACATTTAAAGTTACAAAACTTGTTCGTTTACACATGATTAATACAAGCAAGCCATTGTACCGCCGGAAACAGGTCGCATAAAATTGATAGTATTTATGAGTAATTCAATATTGCTTAACCGTTACAAAGTGGTGCACCAACATTTCGTTATGGTAATGCTTTCTCTGTGCTTTTGTGGTACATTTGAACTGTGATTATTAATTCATTCAGTAAATTACTATGgaataaatgtaaaaatttaataacaATTTGTTGTTGATAAAGCTTTCAATCTATAAGCTGGTAGCTTTGAAATTTGCTCAGCAAATTTAAGTAAGGGCAAGAGAGTGTATATATATTCtcaaaagttgaaaattttttaaaacaaagtaGATAAAAGTATTAAATATAGCCTTCATTTTGGAATTGGTAACTCTTTAAGTTCACTTCTACTTCACTTACACTATGGTTTACTGGCTGCTTCAATCAGTAACCCACCACTTCTTTGATCCAACGTTTTCAAGTAGAATACAGCCTTAATGGATCGTTTGAACGTTAAAGAACAGGAGCACCTTACTCAAGTTTTGGAAGCTAAGCAATTAAAGGAATATCTTAACGTATGTACTTGAATTTTAGAATGTGTGGTTTTAAGTTTTGTGAAGGCTATTTAAATagttgaatgaaaaaacttaGTAAGCAAacgttttatttatttgttcaatttAATCTTGGATTGCCttaagttttttatatcCATTATAAAGATGTCTTTTGAAGCATTCTCAACTCCAACCTTCAcattttcttccaaatGTTCGCTTTCATTGATTAGATATTAACATGAATTATAGATGTATTCTACTTTGACTCAAAATTGCTTCTCAGATTGTGTTCAAGATTTCACCAGCTCCAAGTTGAGCAACAAAGAGTCTGAATGTATTGCAAAATGTGCcgacaaatttttaaaacactCTGAACGTGTCGGTCAAAGATTTGCTGAGTTCAATGCCAAATACATGGGTCAGTAAATTATGCATGATACGCCAAACACATATCCGAGGTACGGTGTAATTGGAAACTCCTTCATCATCTAACTACACATGCTTATCTGTTTTCAGTGGTTTAACAAGGGTGCATTATACCTCCtgcttaaaaaatctaaaagaTGGTTTATTTGTTCAGTACACTTTCAGAGATGTGAAGTTGTCTGggctttttttattcttaaaatgaaatgatttttgttcttcaaatttggaccatttattaatattgaCGTTAAGGTTTATAGACAAGACTTGTATGTATAGACCcttcttgtttttaaatggCTAGTACAAATCATGATTTATTTGGATCCTCATTACAGTAATCGATGACTATAGATTTATGAAACTTGTAAAAAAGTACgtctctttctttttcaaatctccctctttatttaaatcttAAGCACTAGCTAAAAGACACTCCTGCTTTGCAATTCGTAAAGAATTTCTGTACTAACTTGGAAGATGCTAAATGAATATAAAGTGTTAGGATACTCTTTTCGCTTTCCATACGCAATGTCAATGTTCCGCAATTTGACCATCACGATTCCAATTGCTATGCTTATATACTACAAGATCAAATCTTTCGTGGACTTTTCCCGGCCAGTTTACAGTCCTTTCAAACTTTTAGTCTGCGGACTTCAGTAGTAAATTGGCTTACATTTTTACTACAAATGACTTTGGACTACAACCAAACTTGGAAAATTGCCTaactaaaacattttttcttcatttccCTGTTCacatttaattaaattaactaaaaaaccaattcaaataataaaattctgatttgtttatgtttttaCCTGAAACAATTCTATGGGAGTAACATCTTGTTACCTGTTTTGAGGAAGTGAATAGGTACGGCTGTCACGGTGCGTGTACGTAACATTAACCTAAACCAGTGGCATATATATTGGTATATATATCTACTTTGCTGTGTGCTGCTAATTGATAAACCATTcccttcttctttatttatctaGTGCTTAAAAGCTGTACTTCTTATCCATTTGCAAAATGTTTGGAAAAGTTTCATCGCTTTTGGTTTTTGCTTCATTCTTGATCATTCAGGGTGCTTTCGCTACTTTGGTGGCTCCCATTGGAGATCTCGAGCATTTATCTGAAATTGAATTGCTCTACAGTAAGTACATTGAGGCTATGTAAAAAGTTTGCTGTCCATCCAACTCGTGCACTTAATGTTGTATAATGTCGTAGACCGAGTTTTTGTCATTTAATcattgtttaaatattttaatatttaaacttTGGTATTCTTTTTACATCCCTTCTCTATTCTCTATGTCTCTGTCTTTATATTTTGTGACTATGTGAAATAGCTAACTCAGTATATTTAGCTAATCGTGTTTTGCCCTCAAAAATTCCTTTGACCCCATTTGTTAAGAGGGATGATGATTCTAGTTCAACTCAGGCAAGTTACTCTACTACTGTGAGCGATGTTGTGATTGTCACCGACAAATCTTGGTCGGATGGTGTAGAAACCATTTTGTAAGTCATGCTTGTCATTTTATGGAAACTATTTGTTTGTGTAAAATTactaatattatttttagtcCTTATAGTTACACCGAATATCAACCATCTACTACTTACACTTCTGCACCTGCCGGATCCATTGGATACGCAGCATCCATTCCCAATACAGGGCGCGAATTGATGGAGAGTGGGTCCCCTGTCCGGTTTTCCAAGAGTTCATTATTGATTGTTTCACTCTTGAGCATTGCTGCTTTTGCCGCTTTAgtcctttaaaaattcaaccGGAACCTACCCCCTAACATTCACCTGAAAATTTCTCTTTAGGGATTTTCTAAACTTAGATATAGTTTTTGATTCTACTTTactcttttaaaatttttgttgctACTTACACTGTCAATTCTATATCTGCGCTCGATAACcggtttctttttttaggCGCTTTGGCAAACTCGTCTCATCcctttaaataaaacacaCAAAGGGAGCTCTCTGTgagaaaattcaaaactCTGAAGAAACATCGCTTTTACTAGTGAGGAGCCTTCTAGAAGTAACTACGAAAagaatttgcttttctcATGGGTAAGTAAGGGTTTGCCTACAGTTGAGTGAGTCATCAGTTTCAACAAATTTCGttcttttcataaattCATTGTTCATGTTTTATTTCTGTTTTAtatgttattttattttattttatttgaaaatgttttttgtttttcagtTCTCTTTGGATTTATATACACTTTGAAGGACTTGTACGAAGCGTCCAGTGTATTAAAAGTAGAGCATTGGTATACAAATTGCTTTTCCGTTAAATTgctttatctttttttttcgcttGTTGCACAAGGAACtgaaattttacaaaacgCATCGTACTTGGAAGTTGCAAAAATCTGATGGAAGGCATAAATAAATGACTTGTTTTGTAAAGAGGATATTGCAATCCTAACGGTGGTATTTACATGCTTctataattattttaaaacaaataaagtTAATTGGTCTGCTAAGCTACACATACGCGTAAACGGCATTTTGCGTTTGTCCGCAGATAATTGTCAAGATAATTATTTGTATTGTTTTGCTATATACTTCGTTTTGTAAATTGATCCATTTGAGTGCTGTTTCTTGACACGTGTAGTATAAATCCTATGTTTCAATTTAGGTCACTACAAACTTGAGCAAGTTACCACTTACAAGAGTACACCAGCACTTTTAATTTCTCTATATTAATATTCCATCTTTTTGACATTACTAAGTTAACTAATTTAATAGCTGATATGTAAAACACCATTGCAAAGAACTTTTATATATAGTGCAATCGTACGAGAAAAGGGTCTATAATTTTTGATCATTATACGACAAACCTGCGTAATGTGCCGACCGTATCGGTAGCTCTCcttataatattttatcgAACTCACGTTGTTCTGCCGCAAAAAGCTGCTGTCTTGTACCACTTGTATTTTAGGAATACGGATGATCCGAGCTGGCCACATCTACTGACTGCCAATACGACCTAACAAAGGGAATATCAAACGAAAGCATTTTTGAcatcaaattttatttcattgaCTTTAACGTATTTAGTGCTGTCGATTGGTTTCAATTTCGTCAAAATTTCCGCGAGGTGAAGGCGACTTTGCTCAAAGTCGTAATACCAAAATCGGCTTAGAAATCGACTTTATCAACGAAGCATTCCTTTAGTAGGGATTTTGGAATAAAAGAGATTGCgatttattttgaattttaaaatcaacACCCTTGCTTACTACTTATCGGGATTAGATTTCTTTGACGAATTTACTACTATACTGACATTACCAAACGCCTGTATCCCCTTTcgtttattcaaaaaaaattgcaacTTGTgcttactttttattttattttttttttggatttgaTTTGATTGTTCGTTCGTATTCGCTTACTGGTACACTTCCCGTTTTTGTCTTCGAATTAGTCCATAAATACGTTTTTTGTTAGATTGAAGCTTTTTTGCAGCCTCGTTACCTTATTCTTTATCATTTTCGttatattaaaagaaaagatagAGGGAAAGcgagcttttaaaaatcagttcattttttttttctactcCAAACAGACGTTACCGAAATGTCCTGGAAACTTACAAAGAGTATGTATTCCATAATACGGGTTATCACACTCtgtctttctttttcatacTAACAGCTTTTCGCTTTTtagaattaaaagaaactcATCTAGCATCCGCTATTGGCCTGAACTCTGGCGGCTCTAGTTTTACTAGAGGTCTGAAAAACAGTACTTTATCCTCTACTTCTTCTCGTAAATCAAGTGATGAAAAATCTCGGAAAAGCTCGGAGGATAAACGGTCTCCCCAAAGTACCGTCGTGCAGCCTGGTTTATTGCAGGTCACAATTATAGAAGctagaaatttaaaattaccGTCGGGACATGTTCCTGCCAACTACGGGGTTTCCATTGACAATTCTTTACTTGCCCCTCCACTTAGTAATGGCTCGGGACACGCAAGGTCTCGTAGTCATGCTTGGTGGTTACCTTATATCGTCGTTGAATTCgacaaaaatgaaatctTAGTAGATGCTCTAAATACTGCAAGCCTTGAAAATCCTTGCTGGGATTATCAGGCAACTTTTGACGTTTCCCGTTATTCCAAACTCTCCCTGAATATTTACCTTCGTTCTTCATCCAGCCGCTCGCGCAACGGTATGGGGAATGACGCTTTCCTAGGCGGGATTAAACTGTCGCCTTCTTTCATTGTAAACAAGCTTACAGACGAATGGGTACCCCTGCATGGGGGTAGCGGTGAACTTCGTGTTCAAATGCTTTACAAACCCAATCAAAGTACCCCTTTAACCATTGATGCATTTGAACTATTGAAAGTGGTTGGCAAAGGCTCTTTTGGAAAAGTCATGCAAGTGCGTAAGCGTGACACTTCTCGTATCTATGCTTTAAAAACTATGAAAAAAGCCCACATTGTATCTCGCAGTGAAGTAGATCACACATTGGCTGAGAGGACAGTACTTGCTCAAGTTAATAACCCTTTTATTGTTCCATTAAAGTTCTCCTTTCAATCTCCCGGTAAGCTGTATCTTGTCCTGGCCTTTGTTAACGGTGGTGAGTTATTTCATCACTTACAAAGAGAAGGCTGTTTTGATACATATCGTGCCAAATTTTACATTGCTGAACTACTTGTTGCTTTGGAATGTTTGCATGAGTTCAACGTTATTTATCGAGACTTAAAACCGGAAAACATATTATTAGACTACACCGGTCATATTGCTTTGTGTGATTTTGGACTTTGTAAGCTAAACATGGCTAAAACCGATAGAACGAATACTTTTTGTGGCACCCCTGAATACCTCGCTCCTGAATTGCTTTTGGGTCATGGTTATACAAAAGTTGTTGACTGGTGGACTTTAGGTGTGCTACTTTACGAAATGATTACAGGACTTCCTCCTTTTTAtgatgaaaatataaacgAAATGTACCGAAAAATTCTTCAAGATCCCTTGCGATTCCCAGACAACATTGACGAGAAAGCAAAAGATTTATTGAGTGGATTGTTGACCCGCGCTCCAGAGAAGCGGCTGGGTAGTGGAGGGGCgcaagaaataaaaaatcaccCTTTCTTTGATGATATCGACTGGAAAAAGTTATGCGCCAAGAAGATACAGCCACCCTTTAAACCAAGCGTTGAATCAGCTATCGATACTAGTAATTTTGATTCTGAATTTACATCGGAAATCCCAATGGATAGTGTTGTTGCCGATTCTCACTTATCTGAAACCGTTCAACAAAGGTTTGCCAATTGGAGCTATCAACGACCAACAACCATTGATACATCCGACGACATTAATACAATAGCACCTGGAAGTGTCATTAGGTGATGAATTTGACacttctttgtttattttgaaagttttctcatttttactCATACATGCCGCTTTTCTTGCCTCTTTTACATATTTGTATGTTATAAAGGCCAAAGCTTCGTTCATTTCTCATTATTgtcatctttttttgtcgTACAAGATCATTTTCTATtactattattattatcattattattattattattactgACAACCTCAAGTCTTTGAagattatttattttttgtcaGCTGAGAAAAAGTCTCAGATATTGTTGGATGTAGtgttttttgttcttgTAGTTTCCGAAATTACTAGTGTAGAAAATTGATGGAAAactctttttaattattaagcATAAGAACGTAACGGCTATtgaaaagggaaaaaaagaCGGAGATGTAATTAAAGGTGAAGGGgtaattagtaaaattacATTTCAAAACGTAAAGGTAATAAACAAGAGTAATAtgaaaaaggtaaaagaAACCAGTACTTTTAGGTTGGAGCGCCAATCCACCGAGCATTATGGAAGAAGTCGTACACCTGTTCGACTTTATTAGCGTCTAAgtgtttaaataaattaactGCATCggttttttgaaatggTTTTTTGGAAGTCAGTGAAGCCGATATTAAGGCAAATTTTAGAGCCAAAAATGGTTTAGGGAAAATCTGCAGTTTTGAGCAAAGCGCTTGCTCATCCTCTGAAAGCAGTTGCCGATCAGCGGAAGCAGAAAACATTGTGGGAGTCGCTGGTTTTCGAGGAACAATCTTTTGAATGTCACGAACTTGAAAAGGAGCGGAAGTGGTTTGGTTAAACGACTTAACATGCCTCAATTGCTTATCATATGAAGCAGAAGCTTTACTTAAGAGGAATTTTTGCGTTTTATCGCGTTCATATTTATGTCCTTGTTCGAGTGTAGTAAGACCCATCTGTCGCCATTCCTGTAAATcagaaatttgtttttttagGGTTATTTGCTCGTGATAGCTGTTCACGAACTTTTGGTAATCAGGGCCCGTCAAAAGTCGAGCAaatgcttttgttttattaagtAAGTTTCGTTCCTCTTTTGACATGCGCTTCTCATTCGCCTGTAGCCGTCGATAATCTAAAAGGTTGTGATTGAAAATGGTTTGTTTACGAACAGCCCGACGAGTAAGACGGGAATTATATATGTTAAGCATAGTCAGCTTAAGTTGCATTTCATGCTTTGCTGACTCGTGTAAATCGTCATCAAAATTCATATCCTTTATGGGCAGTTCAGCTTCGTTCATGTA
Above is a genomic segment from Schizosaccharomyces pombe strain 972h- genome assembly, chromosome: III containing:
- the ada2 gene encoding SAGA complex subunit Ada2: MPPQKYHCNVCAQDITRSIHIRCVECVDFDLCIPCFTSGASLGTHHPSHPYRIIETNSYPIFDENWGADEELLLIDACETLGLGNWADIADYVGNARTKEECRDHYLKTYIESDCYPLASVELPGPVDRIAFAARKRARIEAFQPPPIIPQKPLASTPQCHEIQGYMPGRLEFDQEYMNEAELPIKDMNFDDDLHESAKHEMQLKLTMLNIYNSRLTRRAVRKQTIFNHNLLDYRRLQANEKRMSKEERNLLNKTKAFARLLTGPDYQKFVNSYHEQITLKKQISDLQEWRQMGLTTLEQGHKYERDKTQKFLLSKASASYDKQLRHVKSFNQTTSAPFQVRDIQKIVPRKPATPTMFSASADRQLLSEDEQALCSKLQIFPKPFLALKFALISASLTSKKPFQKTDAVNLFKHLDANKVEQVYDFFHNARWIGAPT
- the gad8 gene encoding serine/threonine protein kinase (AGC family) Gad8, yielding MSWKLTKKLKETHLASAIGLNSGGSSFTRGLKNSTLSSTSSRKSSDEKSRKSSEDKRSPQSTVVQPGLLQVTIIEARNLKLPSGHVPANYGVSIDNSLLAPPLSNGSGHARSRSHAWWLPYIVVEFDKNEILVDALNTASLENPCWDYQATFDVSRYSKLSLNIYLRSSSSRSRNGMGNDAFLGGIKLSPSFIVNKLTDEWVPLHGGSGELRVQMLYKPNQSTPLTIDAFELLKVVGKGSFGKVMQVRKRDTSRIYALKTMKKAHIVSRSEVDHTLAERTVLAQVNNPFIVPLKFSFQSPGKLYLVLAFVNGGELFHHLQREGCFDTYRAKFYIAELLVALECLHEFNVIYRDLKPENILLDYTGHIALCDFGLCKLNMAKTDRTNTFCGTPEYLAPELLLGHGYTKVVDWWTLGVLLYEMITGLPPFYDENINEMYRKILQDPLRFPDNIDEKAKDLLSGLLTRAPEKRLGSGGAQEIKNHPFFDDIDWKKLCAKKIQPPFKPSVESAIDTSNFDSEFTSEIPMDSVVADSHLSETVQQRFANWSYQRPTTIDTSDDINTIAPGSVIR
- the tim9 gene encoding Tim9-Tim10 complex subunit Tim9, giving the protein MDRLNVKEQEHLTQVLEAKQLKEYLNMYSTLTQNCFSDCVQDFTSSKLSNKESECIAKCADKFLKHSERVGQRFAEFNAKYMGQ
- the mrpl50 gene encoding protein Mrpl50; protein product: MFSRNFTTPSIRIYLNSCVSHRSFHNTTVSQSWLSRIRDRFRGTKEDEKKQIADKDMAAMKVVIPPKKRVSKWKDIQLFEKFAEPSLNREDSLKMINEIRKSLQLQTPWSPEARLQAVKLAYQKTGRIVYDAPLQNIHNWDDLYNYYDKIVDYGDTTLHGRLAWKPTPGLMSLPNVVLHVDENGYPLERKKRRLSRSVA